In Thermococcus sp. JdF3, a genomic segment contains:
- a CDS encoding thioredoxin family protein gives MDELEMIRRKKMLELMKKAGMIEITPKKKVVIEVITSPGCPYCPIAWAMAQELERKYEGVIARELSVATAEGQRKAMEHNIMGTPTILIDNRVEFIGVPNFAEFERRVREKLGLQ, from the coding sequence ATGGACGAGCTTGAAATGATAAGGAGAAAAAAGATGCTCGAACTCATGAAGAAGGCTGGAATGATAGAGATCACGCCGAAGAAAAAGGTGGTCATCGAGGTCATAACGTCACCCGGCTGTCCCTACTGCCCGATAGCGTGGGCGATGGCCCAGGAGCTTGAGAGGAAATACGAAGGCGTAATAGCGAGGGAATTAAGTGTTGCAACAGCCGAAGGCCAGAGGAAGGCTATGGAGCACAACATAATGGGAACCCCCACCATACTCATAGACAACAGAGTGGAGTTCATAGGGGTTCCGAACTTTGCGGAATTTGAGAGACGGGTGAGGGAAAAGCTCGGTTTACAGTGA
- a CDS encoding cytochrome c biogenesis protein CcdA, giving the protein MRSEVKGLAIILLASFGVSSLALWALGMVDFVPKFFALAMSDSINPCTFVIYTMLLIALSVREVSKRRLYLIGAAFIAAVYVSYYLLGVGLLYFAGYLPLWVAGVAAIVFGAYTIVTGLMEKSRVGDKSKIRRKIFSSDATAIGAFTLGVIVSTTLLPCSAGSYLVYAIIISKAGKALAFLLLALYNLVFVLPLVVILLAMGSVTESKHFSQAMVRHSRELSVIAGILLIAIGVWVLTGASL; this is encoded by the coding sequence ATGAGAAGTGAGGTAAAGGGACTGGCGATAATCCTTCTGGCCTCCTTTGGGGTTAGCTCCCTCGCGCTGTGGGCGCTGGGCATGGTGGACTTTGTACCAAAGTTCTTTGCCCTCGCCATGAGCGACTCGATAAACCCATGCACCTTCGTTATCTACACGATGCTTCTCATAGCACTCTCCGTCAGGGAGGTGTCGAAGAGAAGGCTCTACCTCATCGGTGCGGCCTTCATTGCTGCCGTTTACGTCTCCTACTACCTCCTTGGAGTTGGCCTGCTGTACTTCGCCGGCTACCTCCCCCTGTGGGTCGCGGGGGTTGCCGCAATAGTTTTCGGTGCCTACACCATAGTCACCGGCCTGATGGAGAAGTCCCGCGTCGGGGACAAGAGCAAAATCAGGAGGAAGATATTCAGCAGCGACGCAACGGCCATCGGGGCTTTTACGCTCGGAGTTATAGTCTCCACAACCCTTCTCCCGTGCTCTGCGGGTAGCTACCTCGTCTATGCGATAATAATCTCAAAGGCCGGGAAAGCTCTCGCCTTCCTTCTCCTTGCCCTCTACAACCTCGTCTTCGTGCTCCCCCTGGTTGTCATACTGCTGGCGATGGGGAGCGTCACCGAGAGCAAGCACTTCTCGCAAGCGATGGTGAGGCACAGCAGGGAGCTGTCGGTCATAGCGGGGATACTGCTGATTGCGATAGGGGTGTGGGTTCTTACGGGTGCTTCACTGTAA
- a CDS encoding CGP-CTERM sorting domain-containing protein, with the protein MRKLVLIIIGMLLISTVSYAVAEGQVNPDKLDFYMYGAKTCPHCRKMKEEIPRVYGNDSLTYYELVDNTENQALFGEQYRYTGISGVPAIGIAYEGELKAIVEGEFNVSAAPKIVEAAIENDGLILVMGGKAYIIKNETIIQKLQVIYVEHRNPDETVTTTTTPMNTTTGSSDNGICGPGILVALAVIPLVLRKRRR; encoded by the coding sequence ATGAGAAAGCTGGTTTTGATTATTATCGGGATGCTGTTAATCTCGACGGTTTCATACGCCGTTGCAGAGGGGCAGGTGAACCCGGACAAGCTCGACTTTTATATGTACGGTGCAAAGACCTGCCCCCACTGCCGCAAAATGAAGGAGGAGATACCGAGGGTCTACGGAAACGACAGTCTGACGTACTACGAGCTGGTGGACAATACCGAAAACCAGGCACTGTTCGGGGAACAGTACCGGTACACCGGCATATCTGGAGTGCCCGCTATAGGTATAGCCTACGAGGGTGAACTCAAGGCCATAGTTGAGGGGGAATTCAACGTTTCCGCGGCGCCAAAGATAGTGGAGGCCGCCATTGAGAACGACGGCCTCATCCTGGTCATGGGGGGCAAGGCGTACATAATAAAAAACGAAACCATCATCCAGAAACTTCAGGTTATCTACGTTGAGCACAGGAACCCAGATGAGACAGTAACGACGACCACAACACCAATGAATACCACCACGGGTTCATCGGATAACGGGATATGCGGTCCCGGAATACTGGTCGCCCTTGCCGTCATTCCCCTGGTCCTCCGTAAACGGAGGCGCTGA
- a CDS encoding type IV pilus biogenesis/stability protein PilW produces MQEWYRSRALYEAVQKLVESGRIDEALEMAEGIPDGNIRSKAFSHIAVEVAKSGRDYHEALERAVKAALDIDNRDESTKALMSLAFEFLNMGNPEEALRISRYITDLPNKSKVEAEVALVLAKSGKVSEAMEIINGIMDDDVKTWAMSRLASQL; encoded by the coding sequence ATGCAGGAGTGGTACCGCTCCAGGGCACTGTACGAGGCCGTTCAAAAGCTGGTGGAGTCAGGCAGGATCGATGAGGCTCTCGAAATGGCTGAGGGGATACCCGATGGCAACATACGATCGAAGGCGTTCTCACACATAGCCGTGGAGGTGGCAAAGTCGGGGAGGGATTATCACGAGGCGCTGGAGAGGGCAGTTAAGGCGGCCCTCGACATCGACAACCGCGACGAGAGCACAAAAGCCCTGATGAGCCTGGCCTTTGAGTTCCTGAACATGGGCAATCCGGAGGAAGCCCTCAGAATTTCCCGGTACATAACCGACCTCCCGAATAAGTCAAAGGTCGAGGCGGAGGTGGCGCTGGTCCTCGCCAAATCCGGCAAGGTGAGCGAGGCGATGGAGATAATCAACGGCATCATGGACGACGACGTCAAGACCTGGGCTATGTCGAGGCTCGCCAGCCAGCTTTAG
- a CDS encoding membrane protein → MESGAIIGLIGMLLLVSSWVPQTIETIKTRKCPLNMQFILIYVTASTLLTVYSYIIGDWIFFALNFLAAFQSAINLVVKLMERKG, encoded by the coding sequence GTGGAGAGCGGAGCGATAATCGGACTTATTGGAATGCTTCTCCTGGTCAGCTCATGGGTCCCGCAGACGATAGAGACCATAAAAACGAGGAAATGCCCCCTGAACATGCAGTTTATACTGATCTACGTCACCGCTTCGACGCTGCTAACTGTTTACTCCTACATCATAGGGGACTGGATATTCTTCGCCCTGAACTTCCTGGCGGCCTTCCAGAGCGCCATAAACCTCGTCGTGAAGCTGATGGAGAGGAAGGGGTAG
- a CDS encoding YbhB/YbcL family Raf kinase inhibitor-like protein, whose protein sequence is MDLEIGSVFHNGDYIPVEFTCDGENVNPPIFIGHIDPNAKSLVIIMDDPDAPGGTFTHWIAWNIPPLGEIPKGVPPQGVVDAPVKMVQGRNDFGKIGYGGPCPPKGHGVHHYHFRVYALDTVLELDPGASRKELERAMEGHVIQIGELVGLYGRE, encoded by the coding sequence ATGGATCTTGAGATAGGTTCGGTGTTTCACAACGGGGACTACATACCCGTCGAGTTCACCTGCGACGGTGAGAACGTGAACCCCCCGATATTCATAGGGCACATAGATCCGAACGCTAAAAGTCTCGTCATCATAATGGACGACCCCGACGCTCCCGGCGGAACCTTCACCCACTGGATAGCCTGGAACATACCGCCGCTGGGGGAAATTCCCAAAGGCGTTCCGCCCCAAGGCGTCGTTGATGCTCCTGTGAAGATGGTCCAGGGGAGGAACGATTTCGGAAAGATCGGCTACGGTGGCCCGTGTCCGCCCAAGGGTCACGGGGTGCACCACTACCACTTCAGGGTTTACGCCCTCGACACAGTCCTCGAGCTTGATCCGGGAGCGAGCAGAAAAGAGCTGGAGAGGGCCATGGAGGGCCACGTGATCCAGATAGGGGAGCTGGTGGGACTGTACGGAAGGGAGTGA
- a CDS encoding DUF2284 domain-containing protein — translation MKVLWEKEIPAESIVVSPRPVWKCRACPMYGRRPSCPPHAPDWRETREWVRHFRRALIIKFEIDMERFEEEKREAILYLLRREAELFREGKLYAMALFPGSCNLCDDCPFERGEPCRLPTKVRPSIDAVGIEIGELVGIDFSESVLYGMVLIE, via the coding sequence ATGAAGGTGCTCTGGGAGAAGGAGATACCTGCGGAGAGCATAGTCGTCTCGCCGAGACCGGTCTGGAAGTGCCGGGCCTGTCCGATGTACGGAAGGAGGCCAAGCTGTCCGCCCCACGCTCCGGACTGGAGGGAAACCAGGGAGTGGGTGCGGCACTTCAGGAGGGCCCTGATAATCAAGTTCGAAATCGACATGGAGCGCTTCGAGGAGGAGAAGCGGGAGGCGATCCTCTACCTGCTCAGGCGCGAGGCCGAGCTCTTCAGGGAGGGGAAGCTCTACGCGATGGCGCTCTTTCCAGGCTCGTGCAACCTCTGCGACGACTGCCCCTTCGAGAGGGGGGAGCCGTGCAGGCTTCCAACGAAGGTCAGGCCGAGCATAGACGCTGTAGGGATTGAGATCGGAGAACTCGTCGGGATAGACTTCTCCGAAAGCGTTTTGTACGGGATGGTGCTAATTGAGTGA